In the genome of Rhodoferax sp. BAB1, one region contains:
- a CDS encoding sulfite exporter TauE/SafE family protein — protein sequence MNFLPITDPYFYLVSVPAVLLLGISKSGFGAGFGSLAVPLMALAVTVPQAAAILMPVLLLMDLLGITALRKDFDKALLKFLLPFGLLGTLIGALLFKLLAANIVAGIVGVFTLLFLAQRLLFPPRTDSAPPPRWLGGVLTTAAGFTSFVAHAGGPPIAAYVLPLKLRPIVFAATLSWFFFFINLSKWIPYAWLGLLDWRNLATSIVLLPLAPVGVWVGVRMARRIDPKLFYRLIYLGLLLTGTKLVWDAFR from the coding sequence GTGAACTTCCTGCCCATCACCGATCCCTATTTCTATCTCGTGTCGGTGCCCGCGGTGCTGCTGCTGGGCATCAGCAAGAGTGGTTTCGGGGCGGGTTTCGGTTCGCTGGCGGTGCCGCTGATGGCGCTGGCGGTCACCGTGCCGCAGGCCGCGGCCATCCTGATGCCGGTGCTGCTGCTCATGGACCTGCTGGGCATCACGGCCCTGCGCAAGGACTTTGACAAGGCCTTGCTCAAGTTCCTGCTGCCCTTCGGCCTGCTGGGCACGCTGATCGGCGCCTTGTTGTTCAAGCTGCTGGCCGCCAACATCGTGGCCGGCATCGTGGGTGTGTTCACCCTGCTGTTCCTGGCGCAGCGCCTGCTGTTTCCGCCGCGCACCGACAGCGCGCCGCCGCCGCGCTGGCTGGGCGGTGTGCTCACCACGGCCGCCGGTTTCACGAGTTTTGTCGCCCATGCGGGCGGCCCGCCCATCGCGGCTTATGTGCTGCCGCTCAAGCTGCGCCCCATCGTCTTCGCGGCCACGCTGTCCTGGTTCTTCTTTTTCATCAACCTGTCCAAGTGGATTCCCTACGCCTGGCTGGGCCTGCTGGACTGGCGCAACCTGGCCACCTCCATCGTGCTGCTGCCGCTGGCGCCCGTGGGGGTGTGGGTCGGCGTGCGCATGGCGCGGCGCATCGATCCCAAGCTGTTCTACCGGCTGATCTATCTGGGCCTGCTGCTGACCGGCACCAAGCTGGTCTGGGACGCCTTCCGCTGA